The Paenibacillus amylolyticus genome contains the following window.
CCTGATTTCGACTTAATTGTGGACACGAAAGCAGGCAGCAAAAAGCAAATTCAGCAGCAGTTTACGCATCTGGTCAATGAGGCACGCCGTACGGACCCTGCCCTGCTTAACCGGGTTATACCTGAGATCTTCAGCCCGGAAATGTATGCTACCGTTATGGGAATCCACCCCTTTCCCAACAAAATATATTCACTTTACAAAACTGGCGCCTCCGCTGAAAGTATTGTAGAATTCGTAAGGGACAAACAACTGACAGCGGTTGCCATGCCTGTATACCGGGTGTATCTCAACCCCAATTTAGTTCCAGCACTGAATAAGTTTGGGGTAAAAAGTTATGTTCACACCGTCAACAGCAGACCGGTTATGCAGATGCTGTCCCGGTTTGGGGTGCATGGGTTTTATACGGATGAGGAAGAAACACCAGAGAAGCTGATGCTTGCACACGCTCCCCCGGCCATGTTCCG
Protein-coding sequences here:
- a CDS encoding phosphatidylinositol-specific phospholipase C/glycerophosphodiester phosphodiesterase family protein produces the protein MKKTMMLSLLIVITAGLIWCNWGLVRTGQNQPDSIAGTSSWQENRLIAHAFGGVDGASYTNSYEAFITNYNRGYRLFEVDLVQTTDGKLVARHDWSQKLQPDLAAHRGRNVTKLQFADSLIMGRFHPLTLPDILQLMQQYPDFDLIVDTKAGSKKQIQQQFTHLVNEARRTDPALLNRVIPEIFSPEMYATVMGIHPFPNKIYSLYKTGASAESIVEFVRDKQLTAVAMPVYRVYLNPNLVPALNKFGVKSYVHTVNSRPVMQMLSRFGVHGFYTDEEETPEKLMLAHAPPAMFRNT